In Aeromicrobium sp. A1-2, the DNA window GCGGTTGCCGGCGGTCGAGGGATCGGTGTCGGGGGTGTTGGCGAACGACCCTGAGCGCACGGGCGCGATCTCGGTCAGTCGGTTCTGTACACGGTGCGGCGCGGGGACTTCGTCGTCGAGGTCGTCGACGGCAGCGAAGAACCGCCGGATCTCGCGATTCAGCAGATCGGGCTCGTCTGCGAGCTCGAACGCCGCGGACATGAAATTGTCGCTGCTGGCGTTCTCCTCGAGGCGTCGTACGAGGTAGGAGATCGCGACGTCGAACTCGTCCGGGTGGACGACCGGCGTGTAGAGCAGCAGCTGTCCGATGTCGCCGCGCACGGCGTCGACCGGCCCGCTGTCCATCCCGAGCAGCATCTCGAAGTCCACGCCGTCGCGCACACCGCGATCGCCCGCGAGCAGCCAGGCGTACGCGATGTCGAACAGGTTCTGGCCGGCAACGCCGATCCGCACCGCGTCGGTGCGCTCGGTCGTCAGCGCCCAGTCGAGCACGCGCTTGTAGTTGGTGTCGGTCTCCTGCTTGCTGCCCCACGTCGCGAGTGGCCACCCGTGGACCGTGGCATCGACGCGTTCCATCGCGAGGTTGGCGCCCTTGACGACGCGCACCTTGATCGCGGCGCCGCCGTTGGCGCGCCGTGTGGTCGCCCACCCCTGCAGGTTCTGCATCGCACCGAGGGCGTCGGGGAGGTAGGCCTGCAGCACGATGCCGGCCTCGAGATCGGGGAACGACTCCAGGATCGTGGTGAACACCGCCACCGTGAGATCCAGGTCGTGGTACTCCTCCATGTCGAGGTTGATGAAGGTCGGCTCTCCGCTGGACGCCCGTTCATACAAGGGGGTGAGCTGCTTGACGACCCGAGCCACCGACTCGTCGAACGCCCACATCGAGAGCTGGCTGGCGACCGAGGAGACCTTGACCGACACGTAGTCGACGTCATCGCGCTCGAGGAGCTCCATCGTGCCGTCCCGGCGCCGGGCGGCCTCACCCTCGCCGAGGACCGCCTCGCCGAGCAGGTTGAGGTTGAGCCGGTCGCCGCCTGATCGCAGACGCTTGATCGTGCGACCGAGCTGCTTGGGCCGGGCGTCGACGACGAGGTGCCCGACCATCCGGCGCAACGTCCGGCGGGCGATCGCCACCACGGTGCCGGGAAGGACCACGGCGACGACTGCTCCGAGCTTGAGCAGAAGCCGCTGGCTCAGCGGCAGGAACGATGGCGTGTGCAGGGCGAGCGTACGCAGGTTGCGAGCGGCGACCCGGTGGTCGTCCGGACGGACGACACGGTCGACGAAGCCGATCGTGAACTCGAGCCCTTGGGGATCCTTCAACAGCATCGCCAGTCGTGCGGCGGCGGCATCGGTGTGCCGGCCCTGGGTACGTGTGGGAGCGATCCAGCGCCGCACGAGTTCGACGCTGCGCTCGGCCAAGGTGAGTTCGGTCATGTCGTGCCCAAGGTTAGTGCCACTTCGGCTCGAAGTTCACCTTGCGGCACGGTCTGTCTTCTTGCCGATCGTCCAGGCCACGACGGCGCCTGCGAGTCCCGCCACCAGGGGAACCAGGAACCCCGCCGCGGCGCCGTGCCCGTCGACGACCCATCCGGCGACCGCGGCGCCCGGCGCGACCCCGACGGCCATGCCCGTGCCGGTCCACGTCAGGGCCTCGGTGAGTCGAGACGGGGGCACCCCCAGCTCGATCAGGTTGACCATCGAGATCAGCGCAGGGGAGATCATGGCGCCGGCGAAGAACAATCCGGCGGCAAGCCACAGCGAGCTCGGGAGGAATCCGAGGGGGGCGAACAGCAGAGCCAGCACCAGCACGGCGATCCTGAATCGGCGCAGGGGGTTGCGGGTCTCGGGGAGAGCCCCGACCACGACGCCGGCCAGCAGGCTCCCGGCGGCCCAGACCGCGAGCACGGCCCCGGCGGCACCGGGGCGACCCTCCTCCTTCGTGAAAGCCACCACGATGACCTCGGTCGATCCGAAGAGGACACCCAGACCCACCGAGACTGCGACCAGCGGACCCAGCAGGCCCCAGCCGATGGGGATCCGTGGGGCCCCGGTCTGCTCGATACGCGGGGGAGCGGTGCCCCGCTGCAGCGCAAGCGCCCACGACCCCAGTGTCGCCGCCGCGCCGGCGAAGATCAGACCTGAGACGTCGGCGACCTGCAGGGTCAGGAAGGTCACCAGCACCGGCCCGACGACGAACACGACCTCGTCGATGACGGCCTCGATCGAGAACGCGGTGTTGAGCTGGCTGCGGTCGGAGACCGCGTGGGTCCACCGGGCGCGCACCATGCTGCCGGTCTGCGGGGTCGCGACGCCTGCGACGGCCGCGCACAGGTGAGGTAGCGGCGACGACCAGTCGAGGTCGATCGCGAGGATCGTCAGAGCGATCCCCACGGCGTAGAGGGCACCGACTGCCCACAGCACTCGGGACTGACCCAGACGATCGGCCAGACGGCCCTGCAGCGGTCCGAGAGCGGCGGCCGCCAGCACGTACGCCGCTGCCACGACGCCCGCTCGGCCGTACGAACCGGTGCGCTCCGACACCAGCAGCACGATGCCCAGCCCGGCCATCGACAACGGCAGGCGGGACCACAGGGCTGTGAATGAGAACAGCGCGGCGCCCGGGCGCGACAGCACAGCGCGATACGTCGTGATCATCCATGGCCTCCCAGCCTGAGCACCTTATCGACCTCGGTGAGAGAATGGAGCCATGGATGCCAGACCCTTCGACGCCCTGCTGCTCGTGTCGTTCGGGGGGCCGGAACATCCCGACGACGTCGTCCCGTTCCTCGAGAACGTGACCGCCGGACGCGGCATCCCGCGGGAGCGCCTCGAGGAGGTGGGCCAGCACTACTTCCTGTTCGGTGGCAAGTCGCCCATCAACGAGCTCAACCTCGAGCTGCTCGACGCGATGCGCAAGGATTTTGCCGACCATGGCGTGGACCTGCCGATCTACTGGGGCAACCGCAACTGGGACCCCTACCTGCGTGACGCGGCCCGTCAGATGGCCGCCGACGGCATCAAACGGGCGGCTTGCTTTGTGACCAGCGCCTACTCGTCCTACTCCGGCTGCCGGCAGTACCGCGAGGACCTCCACGACGCGGTCAGCGGACTCGACATCCAGCTCAGCCGGCTGCGCCACTACTTCAACCACCCGGGGTTCGTCGGTCCGTTCACCGAGGCCACCGCCGAGGCGCTCGCATCGGCGCCCGACGGTGCGCACGTGGTCTTCGTGACGCACTCGATCCCGGAGTCGATGAACGCGGCCAGCGGCGGGCCGGGGCGAGAGATGTACGTCCGGCAGCACCGGAGCGCTGCGGCGGCGGTTGCCGAGGGTGCCGGGGCGCAGAACTGGTCGCTGGCGTTCTGCTCGCGATCGGGATCGCCGCACGTGCCGTGGCTCGAGCCCGACATCAACGACCACCTGCGCGAGCTGCACGAGTCCGGCGTCTCCTCCGTCATCGTCGTGCCGATCGGGTTCATCTCCGACCACATGGAGGTCATCTACGACCTCGACACGGAGGCCAAGATGACCGCCGACGGCCTCGGGCTCCGCTACGACCGCGTCGACACTCCCGGCGCCCACCCGGACTTCGTCGCGATGGTGCGCGATCTGCTGCTCGAACGTGCCGCGATCGAGCGCGGTGAGGGGTTCGAGCGATGCTCGGTGGGCGACCTCGGACCTTCGCACGACGTGTGCCCGACGGACTGCTGCCTCAACCCGCGCTCGCCGCTGCCGACGATCTCATGAGCGAGTCGCTGCTGAGCCTGGCTCGGACGGTGGGTCGCGAGGCTGCCGCCTTCGTCGCGGATCGGCGTCCCGCGGGACGCGTCGACGTCGCGGCGACCAAGTCAAGCCCGACCGATGTCGTCACCGAGATCGACGAGGCCTGCGAGCGACTGATCCGCGAGCGCATCTTCGCAGCGCGACCCGATGACGGCTTCGTCGGCGAGGAGGGCAACGACGTGGCCGGCTCCTCGGGAGTCGAGTGGGTCGTCGACCCGATCGACGGCACGGTCAACTTCGTCTACGGCATCCCGACGTACGGCGTCTCGATCGCTGCGCGCCGGGACGGCGAGGTCGTCGCGGGGTACGTCATCAACATCGCCTCGGGCGCCGAGTGGGGCTCGGTCCGCGGTACGGGC includes these proteins:
- a CDS encoding MFS transporter, with the translated sequence MITTYRAVLSRPGAALFSFTALWSRLPLSMAGLGIVLLVSERTGSYGRAGVVAAAYVLAAAALGPLQGRLADRLGQSRVLWAVGALYAVGIALTILAIDLDWSSPLPHLCAAVAGVATPQTGSMVRARWTHAVSDRSQLNTAFSIEAVIDEVVFVVGPVLVTFLTLQVADVSGLIFAGAAATLGSWALALQRGTAPPRIEQTGAPRIPIGWGLLGPLVAVSVGLGVLFGSTEVIVVAFTKEEGRPGAAGAVLAVWAAGSLLAGVVVGALPETRNPLRRFRIAVLVLALLFAPLGFLPSSLWLAAGLFFAGAMISPALISMVNLIELGVPPSRLTEALTWTGTGMAVGVAPGAAVAGWVVDGHGAAAGFLVPLVAGLAGAVVAWTIGKKTDRAAR
- a CDS encoding inositol monophosphatase family protein, which codes for MSESLLSLARTVGREAAAFVADRRPAGRVDVAATKSSPTDVVTEIDEACERLIRERIFAARPDDGFVGEEGNDVAGSSGVEWVVDPIDGTVNFVYGIPTYGVSIAARRDGEVVAGYVINIASGAEWGSVRGTGSWRYDGDERRVLFAPVPESVAHALVATGFNYVPEIRAAQAAAMATFLPQVRDIRRIGSAALDLCGLAEGQFDAYLEQGLKPWDLAAGGLIAAEAGLVLSGLDGPPGERMVMAAHPAVAEEYFALVRACGF
- a CDS encoding ferrochelatase, which gives rise to MDARPFDALLLVSFGGPEHPDDVVPFLENVTAGRGIPRERLEEVGQHYFLFGGKSPINELNLELLDAMRKDFADHGVDLPIYWGNRNWDPYLRDAARQMAADGIKRAACFVTSAYSSYSGCRQYREDLHDAVSGLDIQLSRLRHYFNHPGFVGPFTEATAEALASAPDGAHVVFVTHSIPESMNAASGGPGREMYVRQHRSAAAAVAEGAGAQNWSLAFCSRSGSPHVPWLEPDINDHLRELHESGVSSVIVVPIGFISDHMEVIYDLDTEAKMTADGLGLRYDRVDTPGAHPDFVAMVRDLLLERAAIERGEGFERCSVGDLGPSHDVCPTDCCLNPRSPLPTIS